The Lentisphaera araneosa HTCC2155 genome has a window encoding:
- a CDS encoding cysteine desulfurase, whose product MLDIAKIRADFPILEKQVHKKTLAYLDNGATTLKPNQVVSAVEKHYKEECSNIHRGIHWLSERATESYEATRGKVKELINADSTDNIVFTSGTTAGVNLVVQSYGRNKLNAGDEVIISAMEHHANIVPWQMLRDEKGIVIKVVPVFEDGSLDMEAYYSLISDKTKFISIMYVSNVLGTINPMQEICDKANELGIPVLVDAAQAIAHMPVDVQELNCTFMVFSAHKMYGPTGVGVLYGKTEYLEAMPPVTGGGDMILSVSFDKTVYNVAPYKFEAGTPNIAGVIALGAAIDYIQSFDWKEVEEREEELIEYAHEQLQEIPGLKIIGTAKNKSGAVSFTMKDIHPHDIGTIVDRSGVAIRTGHHCAQPLMESFGIVATARASFAIYNTKEEVDQLVKALKKVQEIFA is encoded by the coding sequence ATGCTAGATATCGCTAAAATTCGTGCGGATTTTCCCATTTTAGAAAAGCAGGTTCATAAAAAGACTTTAGCTTACCTCGATAATGGTGCGACGACACTTAAGCCAAATCAGGTGGTGAGTGCAGTTGAAAAGCATTATAAAGAGGAATGCTCGAATATTCACCGTGGGATTCACTGGTTGAGTGAGAGAGCGACGGAATCCTATGAAGCGACTCGCGGTAAAGTTAAAGAATTAATCAATGCAGATAGCACGGATAACATTGTTTTTACAAGTGGTACGACGGCTGGAGTTAATCTAGTTGTTCAAAGTTATGGTCGTAATAAACTGAATGCTGGCGATGAAGTGATTATCAGTGCCATGGAACATCATGCGAATATAGTTCCTTGGCAGATGTTACGCGATGAAAAGGGTATAGTGATTAAAGTTGTTCCCGTTTTCGAAGATGGTTCTTTGGATATGGAGGCTTATTACTCCCTTATCAGCGATAAAACAAAATTCATTTCAATCATGTACGTATCCAACGTACTGGGTACGATTAATCCGATGCAGGAAATTTGTGATAAGGCCAATGAATTAGGTATTCCTGTTTTAGTGGATGCCGCTCAAGCGATTGCTCACATGCCTGTAGATGTGCAAGAACTCAACTGTACCTTTATGGTGTTTTCAGCTCACAAAATGTATGGCCCAACTGGCGTAGGTGTGCTCTACGGTAAAACTGAGTATTTAGAAGCGATGCCTCCCGTAACTGGCGGTGGCGATATGATTCTTTCGGTAAGTTTTGACAAGACAGTTTACAACGTGGCTCCTTATAAATTTGAAGCGGGAACGCCTAATATTGCCGGTGTTATTGCTTTGGGTGCTGCCATTGATTACATTCAGAGTTTCGACTGGAAAGAAGTTGAAGAGCGTGAAGAAGAACTCATTGAGTACGCACATGAACAACTTCAAGAAATTCCAGGCTTAAAAATTATTGGTACGGCCAAGAATAAATCTGGTGCGGTTTCTTTTACGATGAAAGATATTCATCCCCACGATATTGGTACGATTGTTGACCGTTCTGGTGTGGCGATTCGCACGGGGCATCACTGTGCACAACCACTGATGGAATCTTTTGGCATTGTAGCTACGGCACGTGCTTCTTTTGCGATCTATAATACCAAAGAAGAAGTTGATCAATTGGTAAAAGCTCTCAAGAAAGTTCAGGAGATCTTTGCGTGA
- the ccsA gene encoding cytochrome c biogenesis protein, with amino-acid sequence MEKIIKNLASLKITITLFSLSMFLVLAGTLAQMDDGIWTVVDEIFRSYLTKIELKLFFPRAWDLGFLSKAYIYMPGGFLIGAGLFINLTSAYLVKFKLVKNKKHLAIGAIFTVISLIFTFAIVKGYFHEEVSSTVGAAYMRVVYRLAQGLLPSLFMFIACWFLYGQKKAAVVLIHFSVFLLLIAELVTKLDAIESTMVIPEGQSTSYLDNNIEYELAVIEKLDADQNKTTAIPMSMFNSAGDKIQHESLPFTIETIKFFKNSEMSTQPSPTEGATAGNGLTHHIYGSEVSDGLGSSKDVPAGLFKFTSNDGKDLGTRAFSLYFYSNFTSRNLPNRYEEMEVDGKKYRLMLRNKRSYLKGDSQNTATISLIDFSFDRYMGTNTPRNYSSLIRLEDPENGIDREVKIWMNNPLRFDGKTFYQQSFSQDESTTVLQVVRNSGWMLPYISCTMAAVGMMIHFLLILVKFLKGFFNRDSAPTGFKAWQFAISALLIFGLFMTLSRSTKTKEVDETKEFNYEKAATIPMVYKGRTKPLHTVAQNFLVFLSESATFKVEVKDGDKEVEEKYKKFESRPPVQFFLEVISAKPTAYEHRVFRITHPQLIEKLGLDQKRHRFRYALVEFADKIKDLQGDMEKLRNLKAGERDSYQTALVDFEQRIQTFHLMTNAFSTSFSNTAQGINQYHAMNKNILKFNPPLVIKNSDKNDWDTLAHSISSNLMLGKGLNDNTEQLAVSLYYFYDDKHKEFNEAIDKFLEINKEIRQTRLTAIKSELEESRTEFTKTKANNELSKNEKDTKLTELSSQEHRLEGELQVWETAESKTSFEITFNKINPFGLYHWYGLAFVLCALSWLFRKPWINRCNLHFLTVLAALHTWGLIARVYISDYPPITNLYSTAIFIGWMIVVSALIIEALFKRGIGNIIAAVCGFLTLNIANALSLDGDTMQMMQAVLDTKFFLMTHVITINMGYAATYIAAMAGIISLIYALFKSEKENKELFKILNSTIYGTIAFAIFFSFIGTILGGLWADDSWGRFWGWDPKENGALLIVIWCAIILHAKMAGIARSRGIALLSIFGGAVTTWSWFGVNQLSIGLHSYGFTSQAAFYVMLAVVTFTGLSLIGLLPFFQWNKGKKASKSK; translated from the coding sequence ATGGAAAAAATTATTAAAAATTTAGCGTCGTTAAAAATAACCATTACGCTATTTTCTCTTTCAATGTTCCTCGTACTTGCAGGAACACTTGCTCAAATGGACGACGGTATTTGGACTGTTGTTGACGAAATCTTCCGCTCATACCTCACAAAAATCGAGCTCAAGCTCTTCTTCCCCCGAGCCTGGGACCTTGGCTTTCTCAGCAAGGCTTACATCTACATGCCTGGTGGTTTTTTAATTGGCGCCGGCCTTTTTATCAACCTCACCTCTGCTTACCTCGTTAAGTTCAAACTCGTCAAAAACAAAAAGCACCTTGCGATTGGCGCAATCTTCACGGTCATCTCCCTCATCTTCACCTTCGCCATTGTCAAAGGTTATTTCCACGAAGAAGTTTCTTCCACTGTGGGCGCCGCCTACATGCGAGTCGTCTACCGCTTAGCACAAGGCCTACTGCCCTCTCTGTTTATGTTCATTGCCTGCTGGTTCCTCTACGGACAGAAAAAAGCGGCCGTTGTCCTCATCCACTTCTCTGTCTTCTTACTTCTCATTGCAGAACTGGTCACTAAACTTGACGCCATAGAATCCACTATGGTGATTCCTGAAGGCCAAAGCACTTCTTACCTCGACAACAATATTGAGTACGAACTCGCCGTAATCGAAAAACTCGATGCCGATCAGAATAAAACGACAGCAATTCCCATGTCCATGTTCAATTCTGCGGGCGATAAGATCCAACATGAATCACTCCCCTTCACGATTGAAACGATAAAATTCTTCAAAAACTCCGAGATGAGCACCCAACCTTCTCCCACAGAAGGTGCCACCGCTGGTAACGGACTCACTCATCATATCTACGGCAGCGAAGTCAGCGATGGCCTCGGAAGTAGCAAAGACGTTCCAGCTGGCCTCTTTAAGTTCACATCAAATGACGGCAAAGATTTGGGCACACGCGCTTTCTCACTCTACTTCTACTCAAACTTCACAAGCCGTAATCTCCCTAACCGTTACGAAGAAATGGAAGTGGATGGCAAAAAATACCGCCTCATGCTCAGAAATAAGCGTTCCTACCTCAAAGGCGACAGCCAAAACACTGCAACGATCAGCCTTATTGATTTCAGTTTTGATCGCTATATGGGAACAAATACTCCAAGAAACTATTCGAGCCTCATTCGCCTCGAAGATCCAGAAAACGGCATCGATCGCGAAGTGAAAATTTGGATGAATAATCCGCTTCGTTTCGATGGAAAAACTTTTTATCAACAGAGTTTCAGCCAAGATGAATCCACAACCGTTCTTCAAGTCGTGCGTAATAGTGGCTGGATGCTACCTTACATCTCTTGTACAATGGCGGCAGTAGGCATGATGATTCACTTCCTACTCATTCTCGTCAAATTCCTCAAAGGCTTCTTTAATCGTGATTCTGCCCCTACAGGTTTCAAAGCATGGCAATTTGCGATCTCCGCACTTCTTATCTTTGGTCTGTTCATGACTTTATCGCGCAGCACAAAAACTAAAGAAGTTGATGAAACAAAAGAGTTCAACTACGAGAAGGCTGCCACCATACCTATGGTATACAAAGGCCGTACAAAACCCCTTCATACTGTAGCGCAGAACTTCCTCGTTTTCTTAAGCGAGAGCGCAACTTTTAAAGTCGAAGTCAAAGATGGCGATAAAGAAGTTGAAGAAAAATACAAAAAATTCGAAAGCCGCCCGCCGGTACAATTTTTCCTTGAAGTAATTTCAGCGAAACCGACTGCCTACGAACATCGCGTCTTCCGTATCACTCATCCTCAGTTGATTGAGAAACTCGGACTCGACCAAAAACGTCACCGCTTCCGTTATGCCCTCGTTGAATTCGCCGACAAAATCAAGGACCTACAAGGGGACATGGAAAAACTCCGCAACCTCAAAGCGGGCGAACGTGACTCCTATCAAACCGCTCTCGTGGACTTTGAGCAACGAATTCAAACTTTCCACCTCATGACCAATGCTTTCTCTACAAGCTTTTCCAACACGGCTCAGGGCATTAATCAATATCATGCCATGAACAAAAACATTCTGAAGTTCAATCCACCGCTCGTCATCAAAAACAGTGATAAAAACGATTGGGATACTCTCGCACACTCGATTTCCTCTAACCTCATGTTAGGAAAAGGTCTCAACGATAACACTGAACAACTCGCCGTTTCTCTCTACTATTTTTACGATGACAAGCACAAAGAATTCAACGAAGCCATCGACAAATTCTTAGAGATCAACAAAGAAATTCGCCAAACTCGCCTCACTGCGATTAAATCAGAACTCGAAGAGAGTAGAACGGAATTCACCAAGACTAAAGCGAATAATGAGCTCAGTAAAAATGAGAAAGATACGAAGCTAACTGAACTCAGCTCACAAGAACACCGCCTTGAAGGTGAGCTTCAAGTTTGGGAAACCGCTGAAAGCAAAACGAGTTTTGAAATCACTTTCAACAAAATCAATCCTTTTGGTCTCTATCACTGGTATGGCCTTGCATTTGTTCTCTGCGCCCTCTCGTGGCTCTTCCGTAAGCCTTGGATCAATCGCTGTAACTTGCATTTCCTCACCGTACTAGCTGCATTGCACACCTGGGGCCTCATTGCACGTGTATACATCTCTGACTACCCACCGATCACCAACCTCTACTCCACTGCCATTTTCATTGGCTGGATGATTGTTGTCTCGGCACTGATTATCGAAGCGCTCTTCAAGCGTGGCATCGGTAACATCATTGCGGCTGTTTGCGGCTTCCTCACACTAAATATTGCCAACGCTCTTTCTTTGGATGGCGACACAATGCAGATGATGCAGGCAGTTCTCGATACCAAATTCTTCCTCATGACTCACGTAATCACCATCAACATGGGTTATGCCGCAACTTACATCGCTGCCATGGCGGGGATTATTTCTTTGATTTACGCACTTTTCAAATCTGAAAAAGAAAACAAAGAATTATTCAAAATCCTCAATTCAACAATTTACGGAACGATTGCCTTCGCGATTTTCTTCAGCTTCATCGGCACGATTCTCGGTGGCCTTTGGGCGGACGACTCTTGGGGTCGCTTCTGGGGCTGGGATCCTAAGGAAAACGGTGCCTTACTCATCGTCATTTGGTGTGCCATTATCCTTCACGCTAAAATGGCTGGTATCGCTAGATCACGTGGCATCGCTTTGCTCTCAATCTTTGGCGGTGCGGTGACGACATGGTCATGGTTCGGCGTTAACCAACTCTCAATTGGTTTACACAGCTATGGCTTCACGAGTCAGGCAGCTTTCTATGTCATGCTTGCCGTTGTCACTTTCACAGGCCTCAGCCTTATCGGTTTACTCCCCTTTTTCCAATGGAATAAGGGTAAGAAAGCCTCTAAATCAAAATAA
- the sufB gene encoding Fe-S cluster assembly protein SufB, whose product MSENEVFTSALSQEKFGFVTDIETDSIPKGLNEDVVKLISERKEEPEWMLEFRLKAFARWKKMVEPVWADLDYPKIDFQDIVYYSAPKQAETHESLDEVDPELLKTFEKLGIPLSEQKRLTGVAVDAVFDSVSVGTTHQEELAEHGVIFCSISEAIKDHPELVKKHMASVVPVGDNFYAALNAAVFTDGSFCYIPKGVTCPMDLSTYFRINAAETGQFERTLIIAEEGSYVNYLEGCTAPQRDENQLHAAVVEIIAEENATVKYSTVQNWYAGDEDGKGGIYNFVTKRGICKGDNSFISWTQVEAGSAITWKYPSVILKGDNSTGEFYSVALTNNKMQADTGTKMIHIGKNTKSTIISKGISADDSRNCYRGLVKIMPGAEGARNYSQCDSMLVGDKCSASTFPYLEVQNNTAVLEHEASTSKISADQIFYLLSRGIDMEEAIHLLVNGFCKEVFKELPLEFSVEAVKLLEMKLENSIG is encoded by the coding sequence ATGAGTGAAAATGAAGTTTTTACGAGTGCCCTCAGTCAGGAAAAATTTGGTTTTGTAACCGATATTGAAACTGACTCTATACCCAAAGGCTTAAACGAAGATGTGGTTAAGCTTATTTCTGAACGTAAAGAAGAGCCCGAATGGATGCTCGAATTTCGTCTCAAAGCTTTTGCACGCTGGAAGAAAATGGTTGAGCCTGTATGGGCAGACCTCGACTACCCAAAAATAGACTTCCAAGATATCGTTTATTACTCAGCACCAAAGCAGGCTGAAACGCATGAGAGTTTAGACGAAGTTGATCCCGAACTATTGAAAACTTTTGAAAAATTGGGTATTCCGCTTTCCGAGCAGAAGCGTTTAACAGGCGTTGCCGTTGATGCGGTTTTTGACTCAGTATCAGTTGGTACAACTCACCAAGAAGAGTTAGCCGAACACGGTGTGATCTTTTGTTCTATTTCAGAAGCCATTAAGGATCACCCCGAACTCGTCAAGAAACATATGGCTTCCGTTGTTCCAGTTGGCGATAATTTTTATGCTGCGCTTAATGCCGCGGTATTTACAGATGGTAGCTTTTGCTATATTCCAAAAGGGGTGACTTGCCCCATGGATTTGTCGACATATTTCCGAATCAATGCTGCCGAAACAGGCCAATTCGAAAGAACACTCATTATTGCCGAAGAGGGCAGTTACGTGAATTATCTCGAGGGCTGCACAGCTCCCCAGCGCGATGAAAATCAATTACACGCCGCTGTGGTTGAAATTATTGCGGAAGAAAACGCCACAGTTAAGTATTCCACAGTTCAGAACTGGTACGCTGGTGACGAAGATGGTAAGGGTGGTATTTATAACTTCGTAACAAAGCGAGGTATCTGCAAAGGTGACAACTCCTTTATTTCTTGGACACAGGTAGAAGCGGGCTCAGCAATTACTTGGAAGTACCCTTCAGTCATTCTTAAAGGTGATAATTCCACGGGTGAATTCTACTCAGTGGCACTTACAAATAATAAGATGCAGGCTGATACGGGTACAAAAATGATCCATATCGGTAAGAATACGAAATCGACGATTATTTCCAAGGGTATTTCTGCGGATGATTCGCGCAACTGCTACCGCGGGTTAGTGAAAATTATGCCTGGTGCGGAAGGCGCAAGAAACTACTCGCAATGTGACTCGATGCTCGTTGGTGACAAATGTAGTGCGAGTACCTTCCCGTATTTAGAAGTACAGAATAATACGGCTGTTTTAGAGCACGAAGCCTCGACGTCAAAAATTAGTGCCGATCAAATTTTCTACTTGCTCTCTCGTGGTATTGACATGGAAGAAGCAATTCACTTACTAGTAAATGGTTTTTGTAAAGAAGTTTTCAAGGAGCTCCCTTTAGAGTTCTCGGTTGAAGCTGTAAAGCTTTTAGAAATGAAACTTGAAAACTCCATTGGATAG
- a CDS encoding RrF2 family transcriptional regulator: MFKLNKKVEYAIIALQHMKNVNEGEMSTVKEICELYGAPFDVTSRAMQKMASAGILKSIKGAHGGYLIQENLGELKLLDLIESISGDISLANCVIDACKCDMISTCNIVDPITRLNELLRKFFAEMTVLDLLQGRESQPQMKEFCHE; this comes from the coding sequence ATGTTTAAACTGAATAAAAAAGTTGAATATGCCATTATAGCTCTTCAGCACATGAAAAATGTGAATGAGGGCGAGATGAGTACAGTGAAAGAGATATGCGAGCTTTATGGTGCGCCTTTTGATGTGACCTCACGAGCTATGCAGAAAATGGCTTCGGCGGGTATTTTGAAATCAATCAAAGGAGCCCATGGAGGCTACTTGATTCAAGAAAATTTGGGTGAACTTAAGCTCTTAGATCTTATTGAATCAATCTCTGGAGATATCTCTTTGGCAAACTGCGTCATCGATGCATGTAAATGTGATATGATTTCAACCTGCAATATAGTGGACCCCATTACTAGGCTCAATGAGCTGCTAAGAAAATTTTTTGCTGAGATGACAGTCTTGGATCTCTTACAAGGTAGAGAGTCTCAGCCCCAAATGAAGGAATTTTGTCATGAGTGA
- a CDS encoding NifU family protein, protein MDLKYFTQPTPNPNAVKFILNLDVITKGRVSYSNAEDCHNNELAATLFSIACITQVHFFENVITVTQNGDMYWEELEDAVIALLQDGIDKHDPEFQVGEDEEERRAKLSPEVRQIEDILDRTVRPSLQGDGGDLMVMGYDLGSKILKVMYEGACNSCASSTTGTLMAIKSTLQAEFDPDIEVAVIGEEL, encoded by the coding sequence ATGGATTTAAAATACTTTACTCAACCTACACCGAACCCGAATGCGGTTAAATTCATCCTCAATTTGGATGTTATTACCAAGGGGCGCGTTTCTTATTCAAACGCAGAGGATTGCCACAATAATGAATTGGCGGCAACTTTGTTTTCGATTGCCTGTATCACTCAGGTACACTTTTTTGAGAATGTGATCACAGTGACTCAAAATGGCGACATGTATTGGGAAGAGTTAGAGGATGCTGTTATTGCCTTGCTTCAAGATGGGATTGATAAGCACGACCCCGAGTTTCAAGTCGGTGAAGATGAAGAAGAGAGACGGGCGAAGTTAAGTCCTGAAGTTCGTCAAATTGAAGATATTTTAGATCGCACCGTACGTCCGAGTTTACAGGGCGATGGTGGTGACCTTATGGTTATGGGCTATGACTTAGGGTCTAAAATTTTAAAAGTGATGTATGAGGGTGCGTGCAATAGTTGCGCGAGCTCAACAACGGGAACTTTAATGGCCATTAAATCAACTTTGCAAGCAGAGTTTGATCCAGATATTGAAGTAGCAGTTATAGGAGAAGAGCTATGA
- the sufD gene encoding Fe-S cluster assembly protein SufD: MTQLPKEFLNRELIDSEAGTWLGDFRKSHASKVSELEFPGRHNERWKYTPLRAVLELDYQVAQQVNVSDEVLASHRLQGSIELVFINGSFSEELSNLPVDLPKGFSVVPVSQALNSDLAHDVQNILEYEVSEEEDVFETLNKSSFRDGAFIKVAKGAYSETAIHILNFSSAEQSAVNFSRHLIYLEEGALATVIETCADRDGEVKKINNIMTDIVLQERSVLTYSRLQNESEESVNVSALRARLAADAKFNSSVFSSGGALSRHFMDVELNGKHAETDLLGLFTTKGTMHADNRGIIRHNVPECEANQLYKGVLDDSSRGVFNGIVNIARDAQLTNATQMSRNLLLSRQARVDAKPELDVYADDVKAAHGAAIGQLSDAELFYLQTRCISREEAIQMLIKGFMHEVIDKAPAILKPKLDVIFDNYFDGEDVLTC, encoded by the coding sequence ATGACCCAATTACCTAAAGAATTTCTCAACCGTGAACTGATCGATTCAGAAGCGGGCACTTGGCTTGGCGACTTTCGCAAAAGCCATGCGTCTAAAGTTTCTGAGTTAGAATTTCCAGGTCGCCATAATGAGCGTTGGAAATACACTCCTTTGCGTGCCGTTTTAGAACTCGATTATCAAGTTGCACAGCAAGTTAATGTGAGTGACGAAGTTTTGGCGTCTCATCGTTTACAAGGAAGTATTGAACTCGTATTTATTAACGGATCTTTCTCTGAAGAACTTTCTAATTTACCTGTAGATTTACCCAAGGGTTTTTCTGTCGTGCCAGTTTCGCAAGCACTCAATAGTGACTTAGCTCACGATGTTCAAAACATACTCGAATACGAAGTGAGTGAAGAAGAGGATGTCTTTGAAACACTTAACAAGAGCTCTTTCCGTGATGGTGCCTTTATTAAAGTGGCCAAGGGAGCTTACAGCGAAACTGCCATCCACATCTTAAACTTTAGTAGCGCTGAGCAGAGTGCAGTTAATTTTTCTCGTCACCTCATCTATTTAGAAGAAGGGGCTTTAGCGACTGTTATCGAAACTTGCGCTGATCGCGATGGCGAAGTGAAAAAAATTAATAATATTATGACTGATATCGTTTTGCAGGAGCGCTCAGTTCTGACTTATAGTCGCTTGCAGAATGAAAGTGAAGAATCCGTCAATGTATCAGCGCTACGCGCACGCCTTGCTGCTGATGCTAAATTTAATTCCTCCGTTTTTTCATCTGGTGGTGCTTTGAGTCGTCATTTCATGGATGTTGAGCTCAATGGTAAGCACGCTGAGACAGATTTGCTCGGTTTGTTCACCACAAAAGGCACAATGCACGCCGATAATCGCGGTATCATTCGTCACAATGTTCCAGAGTGTGAAGCCAATCAGCTTTACAAGGGTGTTCTTGATGATAGCTCACGTGGCGTTTTTAACGGTATCGTGAATATCGCTCGTGATGCTCAGCTTACGAATGCTACTCAAATGAGCCGTAACTTACTTTTAAGTCGCCAAGCACGTGTTGATGCTAAACCAGAGCTCGATGTTTACGCAGATGATGTAAAAGCTGCTCACGGTGCCGCGATTGGCCAATTGAGCGATGCTGAACTCTTCTATCTGCAAACGCGTTGTATTTCACGTGAAGAAGCGATCCAAATGTTGATCAAAGGCTTCATGCATGAAGTGATTGATAAAGCACCCGCAATTCTTAAGCCTAAACTCGATGTAATTTTTGATAATTACTTTGATGGCGAGGATGTACTTACATGCTAG
- the sufC gene encoding Fe-S cluster assembly ATPase SufC → MLKIKNLHAKVADKTILKGLDFEVNEGEVHAIMGPNGAGKSTLSKIIAGHPDYEVTEGTVSYEVNFKEKDLTDMEPEDIAREGVFLSFQYPVEVPGVSNLGFLKASFNAICRHQGVPEMEDAAFVDFVREKMDDLKIKRGFLDRPVNVDFSGGEKKRNEILQMAVLNPRLKLLDETDSGLDVDSMKIVAEGINTLRSKNSSTILVTHYQRLLDYVKPDYVHVLAEGRIVKSGGPELALEVEEKGYDWLVK, encoded by the coding sequence ATGTTAAAAATTAAAAATTTACACGCGAAAGTTGCGGATAAAACTATTCTCAAAGGCTTAGATTTTGAAGTGAATGAAGGTGAAGTTCACGCAATTATGGGCCCCAATGGTGCAGGTAAAAGTACTTTATCAAAAATCATCGCTGGTCACCCTGACTACGAAGTGACTGAAGGTACGGTTAGCTATGAAGTAAACTTCAAAGAAAAAGACCTCACGGATATGGAGCCAGAAGATATTGCACGCGAAGGTGTTTTTCTTAGTTTTCAGTACCCAGTAGAAGTTCCAGGTGTTTCTAATCTAGGTTTCCTCAAAGCATCTTTTAATGCGATTTGCCGTCACCAAGGTGTTCCAGAGATGGAAGACGCAGCTTTCGTTGACTTCGTTCGTGAAAAGATGGATGACCTCAAAATCAAGCGTGGTTTCCTCGATCGCCCAGTTAATGTAGATTTCTCCGGTGGCGAAAAAAAGCGTAACGAAATTTTACAGATGGCAGTCCTCAATCCTCGTTTAAAATTATTGGATGAAACGGATTCAGGTCTCGATGTTGACTCCATGAAGATTGTTGCTGAGGGTATCAATACTCTCCGCAGCAAAAATAGCTCGACAATTTTAGTGACACACTACCAGCGTTTACTCGACTATGTGAAACCCGATTACGTTCACGTTTTGGCTGAAGGTCGAATTGTGAAAAGCGGTGGTCCTGAGCTCGCTTTGGAAGTCGAAGAAAAAGGTTATGACTGGTTAGTCAAGTAG
- the sufU gene encoding Fe-S cluster assembly sulfur transfer protein SufU produces MKNQLYQQTVLKHNREPRNYGDLDPCSHHAEGFNPLCGDEVKVYMQVENDEVKEIKFTGKGCAVSQASASIMTTALVGKKLDEARGQFNDFMKMASGEKQDPEGEIAAFAGISQFPSRVKCAVLSWQTFNAALEGADNTISTE; encoded by the coding sequence GTGAAAAATCAGCTCTACCAGCAAACGGTTTTGAAGCATAATCGCGAACCTCGCAATTATGGTGACTTGGATCCCTGCAGTCATCATGCGGAGGGTTTTAATCCTCTCTGTGGAGATGAAGTGAAGGTTTATATGCAGGTGGAAAATGATGAAGTCAAAGAAATTAAATTCACGGGTAAGGGTTGTGCGGTTTCGCAAGCCTCAGCCTCAATTATGACCACGGCTTTGGTGGGAAAAAAACTAGATGAAGCTCGTGGACAATTTAACGATTTTATGAAAATGGCTTCTGGAGAAAAACAGGATCCAGAGGGTGAAATAGCCGCTTTCGCAGGGATTAGCCAGTTCCCTTCGCGAGTCAAATGCGCTGTTTTATCTTGGCAAACTTTTAACGCAGCCCTCGAGGGTGCAGATAATACTATCTCTACGGAATAA
- a CDS encoding HesB/IscA family protein: MKDLIELTEKAKEHVLELIKKEDEGKGLRLGVKGGGCSGLSYSITFDGQKERDNILSFEGFEVLLDPKSAVYLKGIVLDYDDSLEGKGFIFVNPNASNTCGCGESFSI; the protein is encoded by the coding sequence ATGAAAGATTTGATAGAACTAACTGAGAAAGCCAAAGAACACGTTTTAGAACTCATCAAGAAAGAAGATGAAGGCAAAGGCCTCCGTCTCGGTGTTAAAGGTGGCGGATGCTCTGGGCTTTCTTACTCGATCACTTTTGATGGCCAAAAAGAGCGTGATAATATTTTAAGTTTTGAAGGCTTTGAAGTTCTCCTAGATCCAAAGTCAGCTGTTTATCTTAAGGGGATTGTTCTTGATTATGATGATAGCCTTGAGGGTAAAGGTTTTATCTTTGTGAATCCTAATGCTTCAAATACTTGTGGTTGCGGAGAGTCTTTCTCAATTTAA